The nucleotide sequence ATTGCATGGATTACCTCCAAAAATGAAAAATCGCGTACACGGCCTGAAACCAGGGATCGAATGCCGCATCCGCTGGTTTTTCACCGTTCCAAGCAAATGCTACGGCTTGCCCGGGCCGATGAAAACGGACAACATTGGCATATCGTTTTTCATTTCCGCAAAACCATATGGACTGGAACGACCTGCGGTACTTCGTGTCTGTCGCGCGGACCGCCAGCCTGACGCGTACCGCCGCCGATTTGCGCGTCAGCCCTTCGACGGTGGCGCGGCGTATCGCGGAACTGGAATCCGGCCTGGGCGCCACCCTGTTCATGCATAGCCAGGCCGGCTATTTCCTGACCGACGAAGGCCGCGCCATGCTGGAGCGGGCCGAGGCCGTGGAAGAACAGATGCTGGCCTTCGAGCGCGAGGCCGCCGGCCGCGGGGGCAGTGTCGCCGGCACGGTGCGGCTGGCCACGTCGGAGAACTTCGCGACCGACCTGGTCATTCCCGCCCTGCCGGGCTTCGCCGCGCGGCACCCCGACCTGCGGCTGGAGATCGTCACCGACACCGCCACGGCGCAGCTCGCGCGGCGCGAGGCCGACCTGGCCCTGCGCGTGGTGCGGCCGACGGCGGGCAATGTCAAGCTGCGCAAGGTGGGCGTGATGACTTACTCGGTCTACGGTTCGCGCCAGTA is from Bordetella bronchialis and encodes:
- a CDS encoding LysR family transcriptional regulator, which translates into the protein MDWNDLRYFVSVARTASLTRTAADLRVSPSTVARRIAELESGLGATLFMHSQAGYFLTDEGRAMLERAEAVEEQMLAFEREAAGRGGSVAGTVRLATSENFATDLVIPALPGFAARHPDLRLEIVTDTATAQLARREADLALRVVRPTAGNVKLRKVGVMTYSVYGSRQYLKRHPARGGDPLAGRAFITWDDNRAHLPAARWFAARSQGIRLALSTSSLPTQIAAVRAGLGLAVLPDFLARDKDLVAVMPPAAVFSNDIWVVMHADLGGSARVRAVAQFLADTVGAHPLLGAGPPPRPRA